In a single window of the Raphanus sativus cultivar WK10039 chromosome 9, ASM80110v3, whole genome shotgun sequence genome:
- the LOC108820242 gene encoding RING-H2 finger protein ATL57, with protein MEIMEATPELNYQIEKNSELQESGTVLIYTEFVTQMDIDLMLDRSSFSCLLSSKELMEDDEEFLRKQELYHFLTESRVDELDAIVLMKILIQLAIEVTSSVEYFPHYALSIRLTFDVVPLRQESNLDESQIEEAIRASLDEYERSIRFRPVSKLGVSSLSRRIYKRKRKTSFNADSCRTKKTRITADRCTVCLEEFKTGRKIVTLDCGHEFDDECIVEWFKVNHVCPLCRFALPCEDDGLCSKN; from the coding sequence ATGGAAATCATGGAAGCTACTCCAGAGTTAAATTACCAAATCGAAAAAAATTCTGAACTACAAGAAAGTGGTACAGTCCTAATCTACACAGAGTTCGTCACACAAATGGACATAGATCTGATGTTAGACCGGTCTAGTTTCTCATGTTTATTATCTAGCAAAGAACTCATGGAAGACGACGAAGAATTTCTTAGGAAACAAGAACTCTATCATTTCTTGACAGAATCAAGAGTCGATGAACTTGATGCTATCGTACTAATGAAAATACTTATCCAACTTGCCATTGAAGTAACTTCCTCGGTTGAATATTTTCCACATTACGCGTTGTCAATACGGCTGACCTTTGATGTAGTTCCTTTGAGGCAAGAATCAAACCTCGATGAATCTCAAATAGAAGAGGCTATTCGAGCCTCACTCGATGAGTATGAGAGGAGTATCCGGTTTAGACCCGTAAGTAAGCTAGGAGTAAGCTCTTTAAGTAGGAGAATATACAAGAGAAAGCGAAAGACCAGCTTTAATGCGGACAGCTGCAGGACAAAAAAGACTAGAATAACTGCTGATCGGTGCACAGTTTGCTTGGAGGAGTTTAAAACCGGACGAAAAATTGTGACTTTAGATTGTGGTCACGAGTTTGACGATGAATGTATTGTGGAGTGGTTTAAGGTTAACCATGTTTGTCCATTGTGTAGGTTCGCGTTACCATGTGAAGATGATGGTTTGTGTTCTAAAAATTAA